A genome region from Triticum aestivum cultivar Chinese Spring chromosome 2B, IWGSC CS RefSeq v2.1, whole genome shotgun sequence includes the following:
- the LOC123039114 gene encoding uncharacterized protein, producing MADDGGGGGGGEHHVQITAGGARQGKVDPPEKQLYRFIRSVVLIERVGNALGTLAFTWATVVLLGGYASQLHPDDDFVFATILIFLETARMCSRDKNGLDYQLFFNTRGAFKPIGWSGLTVIACFCGVLKIIWMKYRIASMVLLLSPILVRSLSEVSPGVWYPMRSAASLGSPLVAIVLLAPSISKDHSLFEWAVFLVLLGAVLVATISNLHVRRTNKFVDSLPGSKQESWCQVIINMCMIAALGMLVYMFGAHEHETSTMIIIEVCALVILSFGNLQIPAAVVRVILASGGFTLVDRSTEPAYNEKLDGQQNIKASLKIFYGIMLAQGILYAMACMFEFFSYIPRRSLACRVGVNAQWGKKSVNMYYAYASEKCKQGGVLAPKKISLSTFAMDSVKSDFFLEKSDSTKNQLYGVQVVHNFLQSEVTKAQLLSKLATSNKTMTRIIRMLDWTSPKDTAIRLYAAKVMVELAKNLRVGTIPGTMQLVSALLDAESRLKRGNPLLDTDDEHEERQAPFLEGNQEQGYHHTVRDVADNQGQRPNPVQDTDDLLEETQNCSTQQACNDKHNYILKCWQWISELRPIPNEQPSTDHDLLPALAMTIIENLAGCDQDNCVEISKAADLISKIIGFTSYRSDTMNTDIEQKILLKSSLKVLQRLTSIGGEIGITLRCKISKHPFLLSNLSDILGDDKSSQISRKLVAGILRNIAIDEKTRQDIGRFQMIITKLMQTFLSAEGTMSANSDHLSRKVAGQALAMLTVQSVQNCLVILKEPEFMKELKILIHDKRYIYVAASMLRNLCLHSEAELRDSDLKELCVGKNNGRGWGKLEILIGLSSQICKVNPKDFTRELDNGQIKQRFLKRLIDTLNENMKPSTHCPGIRRVIVEQIIHLMECNSSYADCLSEFRMTEALSMVEQTLSEAEDYRLFLGDEGFMKYNVPLSNFVAIAKKMYALRCVMAQAQENRD from the exons GATGTGCAGCCGCGACAAGAACGGACTAGATTATCAACTGTTCTTTAATACCAGAGGAGCATTTAAGCCTATTGGCTGGAGTGGACTGACTGTAATTGCCTGTTTTTGTGGTGTGCTGAAAATCATCTGGATGAAGTATCGGATCGCTAGCATGGTGCTCTTATTGAGTCCAATACTTGTCCGGTCATTATCTGAGGTGTCACCAGGAGTATGGTATCCGATGCGTAGTGCTGCATCACTAGGGAGTCCATTAGTTGCAATCGTATTGCTAGCTCCCTCTATATCAAAAGACCACTCGTTGTTCGAATGGGCAGTGTTCTTAGTACTACTTGGGGCAGTGCTCGTAGCAACAATAAGCAATCTGCACGTCAGAAGAACCAATAAATTTGTGGACAGTCTTCCAGGCAGCAAACAAGAATCTTGGTGTCAAGTTATTATAAACATGTGCATGATTGCTGCTCTAGGGATGCTGGTGTACATGTTTGGTGCACATGAACATGAAACATCAACGATGATCATAATTGAAGTATGTGCACTAGTGATACTGTCATTTGGCAACTTACAGATTCCAGCAGCAGTTGTGCGTGTCATTCTAGCATCAGGTGGGTTTACCCTAGTAGATCGTAGTACTGAGCCTGCATACAatgaaaaacttgatggtcaacAAAACATTAAAGCATCTCTAAAAATCTTTTATGGGATTATGCTTGCACAAGGAATACTCTATGCCATGGCCTGCATGTTCGAGTTCTTCTCTTACATCCCTCGAAGATCCCTCGCCTGCCGTGTTGGAGTTAATGCTCAGTGGGGAAAGAAATCTGTCAATATGTATTATGCATATGCGTCAGAGAAATGCAAGCAAGGGGGTGTTCTTGCTCCAAAGAAGATCAGCCTCAGCACCTTTGCCATGGATTCTGTGAAGTCGGATTTTTTTttggagaaatcagattcaaccaaaaATCAGCTCTACGGGGTACAAGTGGTGCACAACTTTCTGCAAAGTGAAGTAACCAAGGCACAACTCCTTTCAAAACTCGCCACTTCTAACAAGACGATGACCAGAATAATCAGAATGTTGGATTGGACAAGTCCAAAGGATACAGCTATCAGATTATATGCCGCAAAGGTCATGGTGGAGCTTGCAAAGAATCTCCGTGTTGGCACTATCCCTGGTACAATGCAGCTTGTATCTGCACTTCTTGACGCTGAAAGCAGACTGAAAAGAGGAAATCCACTCTTAGACACCGATGATGAACACGAAGAAAGACAAGCTCCATTTCTGGAAGGTAACCAAGAGCAAGGATATCATCATACGGTAAGGGATGTAGCTGATAACCAAGGGCAAAGGCCCAACCCAGTTCAAGACACTGATGATCTGCTCGAGGAAACACAAAACTGCTCGACCCAACAAGCTTGCAACGACAAACATAACTACATACTCAAATGCTGGCAGTGGATTTCAGAATTACGTCCAATTCCCAATGAACAACCATCGACAGACCATGATCTTCTCCCTGCACTGGCCATGACAATTATTGAAAATCTTGCTGGTTGTGATCAAGACAACTGTGTGGAGATCAGCAAAGCAGCTGATCTTATCTCGAAGATCATAGGATTCACAAGCTACAGAAGTGACACAATGAATACTGATATAGAACAGAAGATCCTACTGAAGTCATCACTGAAGGTACTCCAAAGGCTCACAAGCATTGGCGGGGAAATTGGCATCACACTGCGGTGCAAGATATCGAAACACCCCTTCCTACTGAGTAACCTCTCAGACATCCTTGGAGACGACAAGAGCAGCCAGATATCGAGAAAGTTGGTGGCGGGAATACTCAGAAACATTGCCATTGATGAGAAAACAAGACAGGACATTGGTCGCTTCCAAATGATCATCACCAAGCTGATGCAGACATTTCTCAGTGCAGAAGGAACCATGAGTGCCAATTCTGATCACTTGTCAAGGAAGGTCGCCGGGCAAGCACTGGCAATGCTGACAGTACAAAGTGTTCAAAACTGCTTGGTTATACTGAAGGAGCCAGAGTTCATGAAGGAACTCAAAATCTTGATCCATGATAAACGGTACATATATGTGGCGGCAAGCATGTTGCGTAATCTGTGCCTGCACAGTGAAGCCGAGCTCAGAGACTCAGACCTGAAGGAGCTAT GTGTGGGAAAGAATAATGGACGTGGATGGGGCAAACTAGAGATCCTGATTGGGCTTAGTTCACAGATATGTAAAGTTAATCCTAAAGACTTCACCCGTGAACTCGACAATGGTCAGATTAAGCAGAGATTTCTGAAGAGGCTTATCGACACACTGAATGAAAATATGAAACCTAGCACTCATTGTCCTGGGATCAGGAGGGTGATAGTTGAGCAAATCATACACTTGATGGAGTGCAATTCTAGTTATGCAGATTGCTTGAGTGAATTCAGGATGACAGAAGCATTATCAATGGTAGAACAAACACTGTCAGAGGCTGAGGACTACAGGCTCTTCTTGGGTGATGAAGGATTTATGAAGTACAACGTGCCTTTATCCAATTTTGTCGCCATAGCAAAAAAAATGTATGCGTTGCGCTGTGTTATGGCCCAGGCGCAGGAGAATAGGGATTAA